The Argentina anserina chromosome 3, drPotAnse1.1, whole genome shotgun sequence genome includes a region encoding these proteins:
- the LOC126789171 gene encoding probable aminotransferase TAT2, which translates to MENGPHQGGGGLVDTTAATITIKGILSLLLQNVDEDESKKKLISLGMGDPTAFSCFHTTHVVQEAVVDAIQSDKFNGYAPTVGLPQTRRAIAEYLSRDLPYDLTLDDVFVTSGCTQAIDVALAMLTHPGANILLPRPGFPIYELCSGFRNLEVRHFDLLQECGWEVDLDAVVALADQNTVAMVIINPGNPCGNVYSYQHLEKIAEAAKKLRILVIADEVYGHLAFGDKPFVPMGVFGSTVPVLTLGSLSKRWIVPGWRLGWFVTTDPCGTFRKPKIVERIKKYFDILGGPATFIQAAVPSILEKTEEVFFKKTIYLLKQSSDICSDRIKDIPCITCPSKAEGSMAVMAKLDLSLLEDISDDIDFCFKLAKEESVIFLPGTAVGLRNWIRITFAADPPFLEEAFRRTSSFYQRHARKL; encoded by the exons ATGGAGAATGGACCCCAtcaaggaggaggaggactaGTGGACACAACTGCTGCAACAATCACCATTAAAGGCATTCTGAGCTTGCTATTGCAGAATGttgatgaagatgagagcAAGAAGAAGCTGATTTCATTGGGTATGGGTGACCCAACTGCATTCTCTTGCTTCCACACAACCCATGTTGTTCAAGAAGCTGTTGTTGATGCTATTCAATCTGACAAATTCAATGGCTATGCTCCCACTGTGGGTCTTCCTCAAACCAGAAG AGCAATTGCTGAATATTTATCCCGGGATCTTCCATACGATCTGACATTGGATGATGTTTTCGTCACATCTGGTTGCACACAAGCAATCGATGTCGCATTGGCAATGCTTACTCACCCCGGAGCAAATATATTGCTTCCAAGGCCAGGCTTCCCTATTTATGAACTTTGTTCGGGATTTAGAAATCTTGAGGTTCGGCATTTTGATCTCTTGCAAGAGTGTGGCTGGGAGGTTGATCTCGATGCTGTTGTAGCTCTTGCCGATCAGAACACAGTTGCAATGGTAATTATAAACCCTGGAAATCCTTGTGGCAATGTGTACAGTTACCAACATTTGGAGAAG ATTGCAGAAGCTGCAAAGAAACTTAGAATACTTGTTATTGCTGATGAAGTTTATGGACACCTTGCTTTTGGGGATAAACCATTTGTACCAATGGGAGTGTTTGGATCAACTGTTCCTGTTCTTACTCTTGGCTCTCTATCGAAGAGATGGATAGTTCCAGGATGGCGGCTTGGTTGGTTTGTGACAACTGATCCCTGTGGCACGTTTAGAAAACCCAAG ATTGTTGAGCGCATTAAGAAATATTTTGACATTTTGGGTGGTCCTGCAACCTTCATTCAG GCAGCAGTTCCGAGCATCCTTGAGAAAACTGAAGAGGTCTTCTTCAAAAAAACTATCTATTTACTGAAGCAGTCATCAGATATTTGTTCTGATAGGATAAAGGACATCCCTTGTATTACCTGTCCAAGCAAAGCAGAGGGATCTATGGCTGTAATG GCGAAACTAGACCTTTCACTATTGGAAGATATTAGTGATGacattgatttttgtttcaagCTGGCCAAAGAGGAATCTGTTATTTTTCTTCCAG GAACAGCAGTAGGACTGAGAAACTGGATACGAATTACATTTGCTGCTGATCCACCTTTTCTTGAAGAAGCTTTTAGGAGGACATCTTCTTTCTATCAAAGACATGCCAGAAAATTATAG
- the LOC126787056 gene encoding uncharacterized protein LOC126787056: MKAPFSVLHMYTLASEWNIHLSDCWYQSLFVLCFSPGFFLPVFILFFRPVITSAASLPHRCPPALSDIAAAFPTSPPAAPAPLLPLRPLLPRSCSCCCLAPAAPPDVAAPRQTSQLLAGRRRSTPDDHSLTDPPPRGFFPDVTWNRSTRGQPTKKYEPTLQTKAKYPVANFISTKRLSKSYESFVNQLNWPLRQFDVKNAFLHGELTEEVYMDLPPGYKIGYMQSNSDHTLFLKHQQEKVTALIIYVDDMVVTGNDTIEVDRLQKQLATEFEMKDLGTLKYFLGIEVARGSDDQVPTDKTRYQRLVGRLIYLSHTRPDVAYAVSIVSQFMHNPSVDHMDAVVRILRYLKSAPGRGVMFSNHNNSLEICGFKDAYWAGNITGYAFAHDGVLVEKIHSLLDAIGITGISYIPRSVNGVAHAITTRVACLEGCMWLRVGPDWLLNGNDISVTSYSSREASGISIASIDISNLVL, translated from the exons ATGAAGGCTCCATTCAGCGTACTCCACATGTATACATTGGCTAGTGAATGGAATATCCACCTCTCAGATTG ttggtatcagagcctcttTGTGCTCTGTTTTTCTCCTGGGTTTTTTCTTCCCGTTTTTATCCTTTTTTTCCGGCCGGTTATCACCTCCGCTGCGTCACTGCCTCACCGCTGCCCTCCGGCCCTCTCTGACATCGCCGCTGCCTTCCCGACGTCGCCGCCTGCTGCTCCGGCACCGCTGCTTCCTCTCCGACCGCTCCTGCCCCGGAGCTGCAGCTGCTGCTGTCTCGCTCCTGCTGCCCCGCCGGACGTCGCCGCTCCACGTCAGACGTCGCAGCTCCTCGCTGGACGTCGCCGCTCCACGCCCGACGATCACAGCCTCACTGATCCTCCTCCCCGAGGATTCTTCCCCGACGTCACATGG aataggtctactcgaggtcaacccacaaaaaaatatgaacctacccttcagactaaagccaagtatccggtggccaattttatatctaccaaaagattatctaagtcatatgagtcattcgtgaatcaa ttgaactggccacttaggcagtttgatgttaagaatgcattccttcatggagaactaacggaggaagtatacatggatcttccaccTGGATAT aaaattggctacatgcagagtaattcagaccacacattgtttctcaaacaccaacaagagaaggtaacagctctaatcatatatgttgacgatatggtagttactggtaatgatactattgaggtggacagattacaaaaacAGCTTGCCACCGAGTTTgaaatgaaggacctaggtacactcaagtacttcttaggaattgaggtagcccggggaagtgatg atcaagtgcccactgacaaaactcgttatcagaggctagttggacgcctgatttatttgtcacataccagaccagatgttgcgtatgcagtaagtatagtgagtcagtttatgcataatccgagtgtggatcacatggatgctgttgtgaggattttaaggtacttgaagtcagctccagggagaggagtaatgttttctaatcacaacaatagcctcgagatttgtggcttcaaagatgcatactgggctggaaatattaca GGGTATGCTTTTGCACATGATGGGGTTTTGGTGGAGAAAATTCATTCTTTATTGGATGCCATTGGTATTACTGGTATCTCTTATATTCCTCGGAGTGTGAATGGTGTTGCTCATGCTATTACAACAAGAGTAGCCTGTCTTGAGGGGTGTATGTGGTTAAGGGTTGGGCCCGATTGGCTCTTGAATGGAAATGACATATCCGTAACTAGTTATAGCTCTAGAGAAGCGAGTGGAATTTCTATTGCTTCAATCGATATTTCcaatttggttttgtaa